The genomic DNA ACTGTGTGCCTCGATGCGAGCCGCCGTCGTGTGGCGCGCATGAAGCGCAAACGGAGCAACCGGAAGGCGGCTCGGACACAAGCAGCGGCACTCAGCAAAACAGCATTGACGGAAGAGGTTTTTGAAGATATTGCCTCAACCACTGAATCGGAAGAGGAGGAGTCATGAGCAACAAGAAAACAACAGCTAAAGCGACTACTCGCCCGACAATGAACGGACAAGCCGGCGCCGAGCGGACTACCGTGATGGCTGCGCAACGCGTCCGCCGCCGCCGAGAGTGCCGTTTCTGCCGTGACCAGATTGACTTTATTGATTACAAGGATACGAATTTGCTCATGCCCTTTATACCCGAACGAAACAAAATCATACCGCGTCGGTTGTCCGGCGTATGCCAACCACACCAACGCATGCTGGCCCGGGCTATCAAACGCGCCCGCAACATGGCGCTTCTGCCGATTTCCAGCTAACGAGG from Blastocatellia bacterium includes the following:
- the rpsR gene encoding 30S ribosomal protein S18; amino-acid sequence: MSNKKTTAKATTRPTMNGQAGAERTTVMAAQRVRRRRECRFCRDQIDFIDYKDTNLLMPFIPERNKIIPRRLSGVCQPHQRMLARAIKRARNMALLPISS